A portion of the Homalodisca vitripennis isolate AUS2020 chromosome 2, UT_GWSS_2.1, whole genome shotgun sequence genome contains these proteins:
- the LOC124355833 gene encoding uncharacterized protein LOC124355833 — MTGWGARAPGAPPHHRRHRRRRRRDAATQSVRARRLCGVSCVACRQPCRHRRRCRPPVKLSGRTSTTAGAGSHRKQRSRSSSRYVDKPKKKKQTASVSLVSIPNTIKLSMLNSGLISFV; from the exons ATGACGGGATGGGGTGCGCGCGCACCTGGGGCGCCTCCTCACCACCGCCGACACCGCCGCCGCCGCCGTCGCGATGCCGCCACTCAGTCAGTGAGAGCGCGGCGACTGTGCGGAGTGTCGTGTGTCGCTTGCCGTCAGCCTTGCCGCCACCGCCGCCGCTGCCGCCCGCCCGTCAAGCTGTCAGGACGCACGAGCACCACCGCGGGCGCCGGGAGCCACCGCAAGCAACGCTCCAGGTCATCCTCCAGATATGTCGACAaaccgaagaagaagaaacaaACGGCGAGCGTTTCCCTCGTCAGCATCCCCAACACTATCAAGCTCTCCATGCTCAACAGTGGACTCATTTCTTTCG TATAG